Proteins co-encoded in one Vibrio fortis genomic window:
- a CDS encoding septal ring lytic transglycosylase RlpA family protein — MKNLRIILSAITLVILVGCTSTSAVGSSKTKEYAKSHTLVGEASWYGNKFHGKLTASGETYDMNAYTAAHKTLPFGTVVRVTNTTTNKSVDVKINDRGPFVKGRVIDLSYKSFAQIGNVNKGTVPVKIEIVDDSKTFRYKH, encoded by the coding sequence ATGAAAAATCTACGAATTATCTTGTCCGCAATTACTCTTGTTATTCTGGTCGGATGCACTTCAACGTCGGCGGTCGGCAGTTCAAAAACAAAGGAGTATGCCAAATCGCATACGCTGGTTGGGGAGGCTTCTTGGTACGGAAATAAATTCCACGGGAAACTCACCGCCAGTGGTGAAACCTATGATATGAATGCCTATACTGCAGCTCATAAAACCCTGCCATTTGGAACAGTCGTAAGAGTGACAAACACAACAACGAATAAGTCTGTTGACGTTAAAATTAACGACCGAGGCCCTTTCGTTAAAGGCCGAGTGATCGACCTTTCTTACAAGTCATTTGCACAAATCGGTAACGTCAACAAAGGCACGGTGCCAGTCAAAATTGAGATTGTTGATGACAGTAAAACCTTTAGGTATAAGCACTAA
- a CDS encoding LysE family translocator, translating to MSAQLMLAFLLFSISIGITPGAGNIALLGISSRYGFAATLPFVSGNAFGIIIILAGSSAGLVSLFTLYPEIYTVMKYLGAAYLLFMAWSIANMEIEQEDSVNRSGFMSGVLIQVLNPKGWIASLTVFSQFITTQADYLIQVVTITTIMVVTGVLCMLIWAYCGTMLQRLLQSPKQMVMVNRCLGGSLAMVVAFMLYQPA from the coding sequence ATGAGCGCTCAATTAATGCTGGCGTTCTTGTTGTTTTCAATATCGATTGGAATTACACCGGGAGCAGGAAACATTGCATTGCTTGGGATATCAAGCCGATATGGATTTGCGGCGACATTGCCTTTTGTCTCTGGTAACGCTTTTGGCATTATCATCATCTTGGCGGGTTCAAGTGCTGGCTTGGTGAGCCTATTTACCCTTTACCCAGAGATCTACACGGTAATGAAATACCTTGGGGCGGCTTATTTACTGTTTATGGCGTGGTCTATCGCCAACATGGAGATTGAGCAAGAAGATTCGGTGAATCGCTCAGGATTTATGTCTGGTGTTTTGATTCAAGTATTAAACCCGAAAGGGTGGATCGCTTCATTAACGGTATTTTCTCAGTTCATCACCACACAGGCTGATTACCTGATTCAAGTGGTGACGATTACCACCATCATGGTGGTGACAGGTGTATTGTGTATGTTGATTTGGGCGTATTGTGGCACTATGCTGCAGCGTCTATTGCAATCACCAAAACAGATGGTGATGGTTAACCGTTGTTTAGGTGGAAGCTTGGCTATGGTCGTGGCATTTATGTTGTACCAACCAGCTTAG